A genomic region of Oryza glaberrima chromosome 1, OglaRS2, whole genome shotgun sequence contains the following coding sequences:
- the LOC127753862 gene encoding uncharacterized protein LOC127753862 — protein MPKGAKKRAKLKKKQQGDHPAGSDDGGNNNNNKNNAAENGSNDSSRRRDAASDGNHHLPSRPNVPHVDVSEDSMESSEEMVTPRAAASEADEEERKAATSEVPVEVVEAGEEVMVDALPPEAAAGAQEQQGKAEALVVVQEPEVKREELVAKVHPMHDPEPQGEEVLVVEAAAVSAVQEPEVKRDEVVVMETAAPPAVQESETKSGGVLVKDVVEVSRSLGAADTTEVARGPAVAVAAAGQRATWWNCCGVFDAFSGSER, from the exons ATGCCGAAGGGTGCCAAGAAGCGCGCCAAGCTCAAGAAGAAGCAGCAGGGGGACCACCCCGCCGGCTCCGATGACggcggcaacaacaacaacaacaaaaacaacGCCGCCGAAAACGGCAGCAATgactccagccgccgccgcgacgccgccagcGACGGCAACCACCACCTACCGTCGCGACCAAACGTTCCTCATG TGGATGTGAGCGAGGACTCCATGGAGAGCTCCGAGGAGATGGTGACGCCGAGGGCCGCCGCGTCCGAggcggacgaggaggagaggaaggccGCCACGTCGGAGGTGCCCGTGGAGGTGGTCGAGGCCGGGGAGGAGGTCATGGTGGACGCCTTGCCGCCCGAAGCCGCCGCAGGTGCGCAGGAGCAACAGGGTAAGGCGGAGGCGCTTGTGGTGGTGCAGGAACCGGAGGTGAAGCGCGAGGAGTTGGTGGCCAAGGTGCATCCGATGCATGACCCGGAACCGCAGGGCGAGGAGGTGCTCGTCGTGGAGGCGGCTGCGGTATCCGCGGTGCAAGAACCGGAGGTGAAGCGCGATGAGGTGGTGGTCATGGAGACGGCTGCGCCGCCTGCGGTGCAGGAATCGGAGACGAAGAGCGGTGGGGTGTTGGTCAAGGATGTGGTGGAGGTGTCACGGTCTCTGGGTGCAGCTGATACTACAGAG GTGGCCCGGGGACCTGCAGTGGCTGTGGCTGCAGCAGGGCAGCGGGCAACATGGTGGAATTGCTGTGGGGTATTTGATGCGTTCTCTGGTTCGGAGAGATAG
- the LOC127765763 gene encoding bidirectional sugar transporter SWEET2b, with product MDSLYDISCFAAGLAGNIFALALFLSPVTTFKRILKAKSTERFDGLPYLLSLLNCLICLWYGLPWVADGRLLVATVNGTGAVFQLAYICLFVFYADSRKTRMKIIGLLVLVVCGFALVSHASVFFFDQPLRQQFVGAVSMASLISMFASPLAVMGVVIRSESVEFMPFYLSLSTFLMSTSFALYGLLLRDFFIYFPNGLGLILGAMQLALYAYYSRKWRGQDSSAPLLLA from the exons ATGGACTCCTTGTATGATATCTCCTGCTTTGCTGCTGGTCTTGCAG GCAACATCTTTGCGCTTGCTCTCTTCCTGTCGCCAGT GACGACGTTTAAGAGGATCCTGAAGGCCAAATCGACCGAGCGATTCGACGGGCTCCCTTACTTGTTGTCGCTGCTGAATTGCCTCATCTGCCTGTGGTATGGACTTCCCTGGGTCGCCGATGGCAGGCTGCTCGTCGCTACCGTCAACGGCACTGGAGCGGTGTTCCAGCTCGCCTACATTTGCCTCTTCGTCTTCTACGCGGACAGCAGGAAGACGAGG ATGAAGATCATAGGGCTCTTGGTGCTGGTAGTTTGCGGGTTTGCGCTAGTTTCACATGCGAGCGTCTTTTTCTTTGATCAACCGCTTCGGCAGCAGTTTGTGGGAGCTGTGAGCATGGCTTCGCTGATCTCCATGTTCGCTTCTCCGTTAGCTGTCATG GGAGTTGTGATTCGGTCAGAGTCTGTGGAGTTCATGCCGTTCTATCTGTCACTCTCTACGTTCTTGATGAGCACCAGTTTTGCATTGTATGGGTTGCTGCTGCGAGATTTCTTCATTTAT TTCCCTAATGGGCTTGGACTTATCCTGGGAGCAATGCAGCT